From a region of the Triticum aestivum cultivar Chinese Spring chromosome 7D, IWGSC CS RefSeq v2.1, whole genome shotgun sequence genome:
- the LOC123170548 gene encoding uncharacterized protein aq_1476 — protein sequence MDDIVDALVLKLQSKICYHRDANVDYLEIKTMVDKLVEANKKLKDEKVDFQDVINMVMEEKENLQHDYQVIKEQLAKKEEQLETVKKELEEAKHEHVAAKKELEKEKLGHVATKKELAATEQQLAQRSEELEGLRKKLQESEPVPSTRVTRSAHKRQMVLQGSLSNDAAGHRQKKHRSYQHATQDVTWR from the exons atggatgacattgttgaTGCATTGGTTCTCAAGCTCCAGTCAAAGATATGCTATCATAGGGATGCCAATGTCGACTACCTGGAAATCAAGACAATGGTTGATAAACTCGTAGAAGCGAACAAAAAGCTCAAGGATGAGAAAGTGGACTTCCAGGATGTAATTAATATGGTCATGGAAGAAAAGGAGAATTTACAGCATGACTATCAAG TAATCAAGGAGCAGCTGGCAAAAAAGGAGGAGCAACTTGAAACTGTAAAAAAGGAACTTGAAGAAGCAAAACATGAACATGTGGCAGCAAAGAAGGAGCTTGAGAAAGAAAAACTTGGCCATGTGGCAACAAAGAAGGAGCTTGCGGCGACAGAACAACAACTTGCTCAAAGGAGCGAAGAGCTGGAGGGTTTAAGGAAGAAGCTTCAAGAGAGTGAACCTGTACCTTCCACAAGG GTAACAAGATCTGCACATAAGCGGCAAATGGTGCTCCAAGGATCGTTGAGCAATGATGCGGCTGGACATCGCCAAAAGAAACATAGGTCCTATCAGCATGCAACCCAAGATGTGACTTGGAGGTGA